One segment of Paenibacillus rhizovicinus DNA contains the following:
- a CDS encoding ThuA domain-containing protein, translating to MSQALRVTVWNENRHEQKNPKVKEVYPDGIHSAIAGFLQEAGMIAGTATLDDPEHGLTDEVLAATDVLVWWGHLAHGEVQDDIVSKVRQRVLDGMGLIVLHSGHHSKIFKVLMGTSCDLKWREADEKERLWVVAPGHPIAEGIGEYIELPQEEMYGEHFDIPVPDELVFTSWFEGGEVFRSGCAYTRGSGKVFYFRPGHETYPTYHNPAIQRVIVNAVKWARPVRRERPFYGNAKPLEQIGGK from the coding sequence ATGAGTCAAGCATTGCGAGTAACGGTATGGAACGAGAACCGCCATGAGCAGAAGAATCCGAAGGTGAAGGAAGTGTACCCGGACGGCATCCACAGCGCGATTGCGGGTTTCTTGCAGGAAGCGGGCATGATTGCTGGAACGGCGACATTGGACGATCCGGAGCACGGGTTGACCGATGAAGTGCTGGCTGCCACCGACGTGCTCGTCTGGTGGGGCCATCTGGCGCACGGAGAAGTGCAGGATGACATCGTGAGCAAAGTGCGGCAGCGCGTGCTGGACGGCATGGGGCTTATCGTGCTCCACTCCGGGCATCACTCGAAGATTTTCAAAGTGCTGATGGGAACGAGCTGCGATTTGAAATGGCGCGAAGCCGACGAGAAGGAACGTCTCTGGGTCGTTGCGCCCGGCCATCCGATCGCCGAAGGGATCGGCGAATATATCGAGCTGCCGCAGGAGGAAATGTACGGCGAGCATTTCGACATTCCGGTGCCGGACGAGCTTGTGTTCACCAGCTGGTTCGAGGGCGGAGAAGTGTTCCGCAGCGGCTGTGCGTACACGCGCGGAAGCGGCAAGGTGTTCTATTTCAGACCCGGCCACGAAACGTATCCGACGTATCATAACCCGGCTATTCAGCGCGTGATCGTTAACGCCGTTAAGTGGGCGCGGCCCGTACGCCGCGAGCGTCCCTTCTACGGCAACGCGAAGCCGTTGGAGCAGATCGGCGGGAAGTGA
- a CDS encoding EthD family reductase: MVRFLVLYTEPNDIEAFERYYNEVHIPLARKLPGLRRYSISRNIAPIRGGAAYYLVAELQWDSMEDIRQAFQSPEGKASAEDAANLERLNPGMHSMIYELEEIV; this comes from the coding sequence ATGGTTAGATTCTTAGTCCTATACACCGAGCCGAATGATATTGAGGCATTTGAGCGCTACTACAACGAGGTACACATTCCCTTGGCAAGAAAACTTCCGGGTCTCCGTCGTTATTCTATAAGTCGCAATATAGCACCGATTCGAGGAGGCGCCGCATATTATCTCGTAGCCGAACTGCAATGGGACAGTATGGAGGACATCAGGCAAGCTTTTCAGTCGCCAGAAGGGAAAGCATCAGCCGAAGATGCCGCAAACCTTGAAAGGCTGAATCCAGGCATGCACAGCATGATATATGAACTTGAAGAGATAGTTTAA
- a CDS encoding Gfo/Idh/MocA family protein, which translates to MKKFRIGLIGLGGMAHSHMRWMAEEGRYEIVAVSDVNEAALAEKGGQLGIPEEKRYSDFVQLIEDPDVDAVVSVTPNNVHAEIVRACLLAGKPFLAEKPFTRVFEEAVPLLELFERQPAAGMVGFSYRYTPAFRYARELVREGKLGTVRSFSIQYLQSWGAAPNNTPYIWRFNQDITGTGTLGDLGSHMIDLARFLFGEFRELSAQMRTLIPERPDPATGAMVKIKVDDFVSFQARMSGDEVGIFQSSRNAIGSGNQHEVSIYGDAGTLHASTLNPDQLIWIREEAPGQLAKAAIDVPERCKVTQYGDFLSLLDGSASDGLPGFMDGYRNQEVLDAVIRSSAEKRVIEL; encoded by the coding sequence ATGAAGAAGTTTCGAATCGGATTGATCGGTCTTGGCGGGATGGCGCACTCGCATATGCGGTGGATGGCGGAAGAAGGACGTTATGAGATCGTCGCCGTAAGCGACGTGAACGAGGCGGCGCTCGCGGAGAAAGGCGGGCAGCTCGGCATCCCGGAGGAGAAGCGCTACAGCGACTTCGTGCAGCTGATCGAGGATCCGGACGTCGATGCGGTCGTGTCCGTGACGCCGAACAACGTGCATGCGGAAATCGTTCGCGCCTGCTTGCTGGCAGGCAAGCCGTTCTTGGCCGAGAAGCCTTTCACCCGCGTCTTCGAGGAGGCGGTTCCGCTGCTGGAACTGTTCGAGCGCCAGCCGGCGGCCGGCATGGTCGGCTTCAGCTACCGGTACACGCCGGCTTTCCGCTATGCGCGCGAGCTCGTGCGGGAAGGCAAGCTGGGGACGGTGCGGAGCTTCTCGATCCAGTATTTGCAGAGCTGGGGCGCGGCTCCGAACAATACACCTTATATCTGGCGGTTTAACCAAGACATTACCGGCACGGGAACGCTCGGCGATCTGGGTTCGCATATGATCGATCTGGCGCGGTTCCTCTTCGGGGAATTCCGGGAGCTGTCCGCGCAGATGCGCACGCTCATCCCCGAGCGTCCGGACCCGGCGACGGGCGCGATGGTGAAGATCAAGGTCGACGACTTCGTGAGCTTCCAGGCACGCATGTCGGGCGACGAAGTCGGCATCTTCCAGTCTTCGCGCAACGCGATCGGCTCGGGCAATCAGCATGAAGTTTCGATCTACGGCGATGCCGGTACGCTGCACGCGTCCACGCTGAATCCGGACCAGCTGATCTGGATCCGCGAGGAAGCGCCCGGCCAGCTGGCGAAGGCGGCGATCGACGTGCCGGAGCGGTGCAAAGTAACCCAGTACGGAGACTTCCTGTCGCTGCTGGACGGCTCCGCTTCGGACGGCTTGCCGGGCTTCATGGACGGCTACCGCAACCAGGAAGTGCTGGACGCGGTCATTCGCTCGAGCGCGGAGAAGCGCGTGATCGAGCTGTAG
- a CDS encoding type 2 periplasmic-binding domain-containing protein — protein MANRSKRNKRKMLTGLALISVLGTSVLAGCSSSNDKEANANTNSNTNTNTNTNTNTNTNTNTAAANGNSGKAANASDGNFHQEGMPIVDKPVTLNVLTIRWGNMGDTFTKNAWLQDLEKNSNVKINWQVVSSNDWPDQKSVMLASGKLPDVIIGDQAFGDSDIVNNLEIFRPLDEYIEKDMPNLKAAIQESPELKKLSTFPDGKVYSLPARLPSRPMSGAQPVINKDWLDKLGLKAPETIDDLYNVLKAFKEQDPNGNGKADEIPYSDTKDLDVNLLAPFGITDLRGNHMVVKDGKPDYYPTSDAYKAGMEWAHKLYAEGLIDKETFTQDSTMLTAKRQNPDAALIGFTYQWTPDAVFGPWSKQYETIAPIAGPDGNKYQIGDPSGLSFRRNEVLITTTCENPDVAARWADQFYTGEASIQNFWGAIGSSIKKNDDGTYALMDPPDGTSADAWYWDSSLRDFGPKYASPEFEKNIKLDPSSGDGLKLTLDQLGKDYVTTPFPDVMYTAEEYADLPTLTTDIESYIASTRAKWVTKGGIDEEWDAYVKKLNEMGLEKLIKIYNDAYDRFMAVK, from the coding sequence ATGGCGAACCGTTCGAAACGAAACAAGAGAAAAATGCTGACGGGATTGGCTTTGATTTCCGTGCTGGGCACGTCCGTTCTGGCGGGCTGCAGCAGCAGCAACGACAAGGAAGCGAACGCGAACACGAACTCGAATACGAATACGAATACGAATACGAATACGAATACGAATACGAATACGAATACGGCTGCTGCCAACGGCAACTCGGGTAAGGCCGCCAATGCTTCGGACGGCAACTTCCATCAAGAAGGCATGCCGATCGTCGATAAGCCGGTCACGCTGAACGTGCTCACCATCCGTTGGGGCAACATGGGCGATACGTTTACGAAGAATGCGTGGCTGCAGGACCTGGAGAAGAATTCGAATGTCAAAATCAATTGGCAGGTCGTCTCTTCCAACGATTGGCCGGATCAGAAATCCGTCATGCTGGCAAGCGGCAAGCTGCCGGACGTCATTATCGGCGACCAGGCGTTCGGGGATTCCGATATCGTGAACAACTTGGAAATTTTCCGGCCGCTGGACGAGTATATCGAGAAGGACATGCCGAACTTGAAAGCGGCGATTCAAGAGTCGCCGGAGCTGAAGAAGCTGAGCACCTTCCCGGACGGCAAAGTGTATTCCCTGCCTGCAAGGCTGCCGTCCCGTCCGATGAGCGGCGCGCAGCCGGTCATCAACAAAGACTGGCTGGATAAGCTGGGCTTGAAAGCGCCGGAAACGATCGATGATCTGTATAACGTGCTGAAAGCGTTCAAAGAACAGGATCCGAACGGCAACGGCAAGGCGGATGAAATTCCGTACAGCGATACGAAGGACTTGGATGTAAACCTGCTTGCTCCGTTCGGCATCACGGATCTTCGGGGCAACCATATGGTCGTCAAAGACGGCAAGCCGGACTATTACCCGACTTCGGACGCGTACAAGGCAGGCATGGAGTGGGCGCATAAGTTATATGCCGAAGGCTTGATCGATAAAGAAACCTTCACGCAGGACAGCACGATGCTGACGGCGAAACGCCAAAATCCGGATGCGGCGCTGATCGGATTCACCTACCAGTGGACGCCTGACGCCGTGTTCGGCCCATGGAGCAAGCAGTACGAAACGATCGCACCGATCGCCGGCCCGGACGGGAACAAATACCAAATCGGCGATCCGAGCGGTTTGAGTTTCCGCCGCAACGAGGTGTTGATTACGACGACTTGCGAGAATCCGGACGTTGCCGCGCGCTGGGCAGACCAGTTCTACACGGGCGAAGCCAGCATTCAGAATTTCTGGGGCGCGATCGGCTCTTCCATCAAGAAGAACGATGACGGGACTTACGCGCTCATGGATCCGCCGGACGGCACGAGCGCCGACGCTTGGTACTGGGACAGCTCCCTGCGCGACTTCGGCCCGAAATACGCCAGCCCCGAATTCGAGAAGAACATCAAGCTGGATCCTTCCAGCGGCGACGGTCTGAAGCTGACGCTGGATCAACTGGGCAAAGATTACGTAACGACGCCGTTCCCGGATGTGATGTACACGGCCGAAGAGTATGCGGATCTTCCGACATTGACGACGGACATCGAGAGCTATATCGCCAGCACGCGCGCCAAGTGGGTCACGAAAGGCGGCATCGACGAGGAGTGGGACGCTTACGTCAAGAAGCTGAACGAGATGGGTCTGGAGAAGCTGATCAAAATCTACAATGATGCCTACGACCGTTTCATGGCCGTGAAATAA